CATTTGTACGCTGCGAGTAATATGCGTTTGTACAGTGATAATTACCCTAGTGGATACATTAGCCAACTTTTTAGCCAACAGAGCTATCGTATTCGGATCATCTAAAGTAGAAATTAAAACTTTAGGTTGGACATTCCTTAGATAATTCACAAGGAAAGGTAAGCTTGTTGCTAATCGTTCTTGACTGAGTTTTACTAGATTTACTTTAGGAGATACAAGAGATAAGTAATCTCCTTCGTATTTAACTAAAATGAGGTCTACTTTTAGCCCTTGTTCGGCAAAACCAGCAGCTAGATTTAGCATAGCTTTTTCTGCTCCACCGCCACCAAGGTCTCTCAAAAAAAAAGCTATATCTGTCATTTTTTCTCCTAAATTAAAACAACTAAAGTATTGTTTAATACCTATTTATAAAAAAACATTTTCTGCCAAACTACTTTTAGCCAACCAAAACTATAAGCGGCTATACAAGCAACAATAAAAATGTAAGAAGCTGTAGCAATACAAATGTCTGTTACTATATTAAATCTAAGTATTTTTAATATATAAAAAATTATTAATATCAAGATACTAATAATAATTGGACGAACTAATATCCGTGATATTCGTAGACTAAATAAACGAGTATAGACTGCATAAATATATTGGGTTGAGGTAGCAATTTGAACTATGAGTGAAGTTATTGCTGCTCCTATCAAATGATATTTTGATATCAAGGGTACACCGATTAGTCCAGTTAATACACTAGTGCTAGCAACTTCAATAAGATTAATACGCTCAAAACCATTAGCAACCAACAAATAGCCTAATGGGCGTGTAAATGCAGTTACAACTAATCCTAAAGCAACTATGTTCATTGCCAAAGATGCTTCAGCAAAACTAGAGTTACCATAGACTAAAGTTAGTATATCACCCCCAATAAATAATAGACCGATAATTAATGGTAATCCGGCACATTGCAACATCTCAACTACAATTTCGGCTAGGTGACGCTGCTTTTCTTTTCCTACTAAAACAGCTTTTGACATACTAGGAAATACAGCTACTACAAGACTGTGAGCAATAATTTCAAATGGCTGTAACAATTGAACTAAGGCCCCAAACAACCCAACTGTAACCTCGCCAGAGAATAAAGATAAAATAATTACTAGCATTCTACCTTTTAAAACAGCTACGCCTTCAATAGCTATAAATGTTTTTGATGCTTGAAAAGTTTCCCACATAAAATTCCAATTAATATGCCATATAGGTTCTACAAATGGTTTTATGAAATACCACTGTATAAGCATAATTAATGTTTCCGAAATAACTAGAATAGTACTTACAAAAAGTAAGTCATATTTGTTCATTAGTACCCAGATAATTATGATTAATCTCAGGATATAAACTGGAACAGTACTAATAGGGATATAGTACATTTTTTCTTGGGCTTGAAATATAGCTTCAGTAATATTAGAAAGGGAAAAAGGAATAATCATTAAACCCAAGGTGTAGCAAACATTAGATGTATCAGTACTATATGGCAAGATAAAAACAGTGAATACTAATGCTACGTAACCTATAATGCTAAAAATAAACTGTAATAAAGTTCCATTTACTAAATATTCTGGTATTTTATGTGGATTACATGAGATTTCCCTCGTGAATAAAGTCTTAAACCCCTGAGAAGTTAGGGTCATAAAAAGAAAATAGTATGTAAAAGCAAGTGTATATTGACCTAAATTAAATGTTCCTAAGAAGCGCCCAATAGAAGCTACTAATATAAATGTTGTAATACTTTGAGCTAATCTGTTGATTAATATTGCTAAAGAATTACCTATGATTTTACGTTTTTCCATTAGTTTTCTTTTTTGCTATGGCACTAGTATTTGTTTTCTAAAAAACTTTGCATTTGGAGTTATTATGAAATCTCAAATACTCTGTTTTGGATCAATTATTTAAACTGGTTACTTTTGAAGTATATATTTAAATTTGTTATTTCTCTATTGTGAAAAGTCTTTGATTTCTATTTTTTGCTAGGCTATCGTCTTGTTAGCATAGACTAACGAAGCCAATA
This window of the Nostoc sp. HK-01 genome carries:
- a CDS encoding polysaccharide biosynthesis protein, whose product is MEKRKIIGNSLAILINRLAQSITTFILVASIGRFLGTFNLGQYTLAFTYYFLFMTLTSQGFKTLFTREISCNPHKIPEYLVNGTLLQFIFSIIGYVALVFTVFILPYSTDTSNVCYTLGLMIIPFSLSNITEAIFQAQEKMYYIPISTVPVYILRLIIIIWVLMNKYDLLFVSTILVISETLIMLIQWYFIKPFVEPIWHINWNFMWETFQASKTFIAIEGVAVLKGRMLVIILSLFSGEVTVGLFGALVQLLQPFEIIAHSLVVAVFPSMSKAVLVGKEKQRHLAEIVVEMLQCAGLPLIIGLLFIGGDILTLVYGNSSFAEASLAMNIVALGLVVTAFTRPLGYLLVANGFERINLIEVASTSVLTGLIGVPLISKYHLIGAAITSLIVQIATSTQYIYAVYTRLFSLRISRILVRPIIISILILIIFYILKILRFNIVTDICIATASYIFIVACIAAYSFGWLKVVWQKMFFYK